From the Carya illinoinensis cultivar Pawnee chromosome 4, C.illinoinensisPawnee_v1, whole genome shotgun sequence genome, one window contains:
- the LOC122308389 gene encoding L10-interacting MYB domain-containing protein-like isoform X4, with protein MDSEVGHNLKQERSRTRWTASLDKIFADLVVKQIRRGNRPNNVFDKKTWNLIREEFNEQTDLNFNNNQLRKHLDVLRTRFYNLKSAFYQNNDFALDDSYCIGFDLYENIGAQTRPEMIRVKDCPIYEQLCAIFTDSAAEGKYAQSSHYEELDKSAGVDCAGLIPCQDGGIPCSTNPSSSIHVQGNMSMAEKVIKNIAQRKRKGPSETHSLLGQGIYDTMAEALSEMVTALKSRAVANTSSDDRFSITNCIRALDEIQDIEERLYFAALDLFEDPSLRETFISLNGKKIRLAWLQGKHGSSSWESKGVVSTAEWTAIPFIETLFVFLLFPC; from the exons ATGGACAGTGAAGTTGGTCATAATCTAAAGCAGGAACGTTCAAGGACAAGGTGGACGGCATCCCTTGATAAGATATTTGCAGACTTGGTTGTGAAGCAGATTCGAAGGGGGAACAGACCAAACAATGTTTTTGACAAGAAAACGTGGAATCTCATTCGTGAGGAATTTAATGAGCAAACAGATCTCAACTTCAATAACAATCAATTAAGGAAGCACCTGGATGTTTTGCGGACACGCTTCTATAATCTTAAGTCAgctttttatcaaaataatgaCTTTGCTTTGGACGATTCTTATTGCATTGGTTTTGATCTGTATGAAAACATCGGG GCACAGACTAGACCTGAAATGATCAGAGTCAAGGACTGCCCCATATATGAGCAGCTATGTGCAATCTTCACAGATTCAGCAGCTGAAGGGAAATATGCACAATCCAGTCACTATGAAGAGCTAGACAAGTCTGCTGGAGTGGATTGTGCAGGACTAATTCCATGTCAAGATGGTGGAATCCCATGTTCTACGAATCCATCATCATCAATACATGTGCAAGGAAACATGTCTATGGCAGAAAAGGTAATCAAGAACATTGCacagagaaaaaggaaaggtcCATCTGAGACACATTCTCTTTTGGGTCAAGGAATCTATGATACTATGGCAGAAGCCTTGTCAGAAATGGTTACTGCTTTGAAGTCGAGGGCAGTTGCAAATACATCCAGTGATGACCGATTTAGTATCACTAATTGCATTAGGGCACTGGATGAGATACAGGACATTGAGGAGCGGCTCTATTTTGCTGCGTTGGACCTCTTTGAGGACCCCAGTTTAAGGGAGACATTCATATCCCTGAATGGCAAAAAGATCCGGCTGGCATGGTTGCAGGGCAAGCATG GATCATCAAGCTGGGAAAGCAAAGGAGTCGTGAGCACTGCTGAATGGACAGCCATTCCGTTTATAGAAACCCTTTTCGTATTTCTGTTATTTCCTTGCTGA
- the LOC122308389 gene encoding L10-interacting MYB domain-containing protein-like isoform X2: MVQFYFTLFYLSHFLFGRRVLLGSLVVATFRPNSGQMDSEVGHNLKQERSRTRWTASLDKIFADLVVKQIRRGNRPNNVFDKKTWNLIREEFNEQTDLNFNNNQLRKHLDVLRTRFYNLKSAFYQNNDFALDDSYCIGFDLYENIGTRPEMIRVKDCPIYEQLCAIFTDSAAEGKYAQSSHYEELDKSAGVDCAGLIPCQDGGIPCSTNPSSSIHVQGNMSMAEKVIKNIAQRKRKGPSETHSLLGQGIYDTMAEALSEMVTALKSRAVANTSSDDRFSITNCIRALDEIQDIEERLYFAALDLFEDPSLRETFISLNGKKIRLAWLQGKHGSSSWESKGVVSTAEWTAIPFIETLFVFLLFPC; this comes from the exons tacaattttattttactttattttaccTTTCTCACTTTCTGTTTGGACGGCGAGTTTTATTGGGCTCTCTCGTCGTCGCGACTTTCCGACCTAATTCTGGTCAG ATGGACAGTGAAGTTGGTCATAATCTAAAGCAGGAACGTTCAAGGACAAGGTGGACGGCATCCCTTGATAAGATATTTGCAGACTTGGTTGTGAAGCAGATTCGAAGGGGGAACAGACCAAACAATGTTTTTGACAAGAAAACGTGGAATCTCATTCGTGAGGAATTTAATGAGCAAACAGATCTCAACTTCAATAACAATCAATTAAGGAAGCACCTGGATGTTTTGCGGACACGCTTCTATAATCTTAAGTCAgctttttatcaaaataatgaCTTTGCTTTGGACGATTCTTATTGCATTGGTTTTGATCTGTATGAAAACATCGGG ACTAGACCTGAAATGATCAGAGTCAAGGACTGCCCCATATATGAGCAGCTATGTGCAATCTTCACAGATTCAGCAGCTGAAGGGAAATATGCACAATCCAGTCACTATGAAGAGCTAGACAAGTCTGCTGGAGTGGATTGTGCAGGACTAATTCCATGTCAAGATGGTGGAATCCCATGTTCTACGAATCCATCATCATCAATACATGTGCAAGGAAACATGTCTATGGCAGAAAAGGTAATCAAGAACATTGCacagagaaaaaggaaaggtcCATCTGAGACACATTCTCTTTTGGGTCAAGGAATCTATGATACTATGGCAGAAGCCTTGTCAGAAATGGTTACTGCTTTGAAGTCGAGGGCAGTTGCAAATACATCCAGTGATGACCGATTTAGTATCACTAATTGCATTAGGGCACTGGATGAGATACAGGACATTGAGGAGCGGCTCTATTTTGCTGCGTTGGACCTCTTTGAGGACCCCAGTTTAAGGGAGACATTCATATCCCTGAATGGCAAAAAGATCCGGCTGGCATGGTTGCAGGGCAAGCATG GATCATCAAGCTGGGAAAGCAAAGGAGTCGTGAGCACTGCTGAATGGACAGCCATTCCGTTTATAGAAACCCTTTTCGTATTTCTGTTATTTCCTTGCTGA
- the LOC122308389 gene encoding L10-interacting MYB domain-containing protein-like isoform X3, whose product MVQFYFTLFYLSHFLFGRRVLLGSLVVATFRPNSGQMDSEVGHNLKQERSRTRWTASLDKIFADLVVKQIRRGNRPNNVFDKKTWNLIREEFNEQTDLNFNNNQLRKHLDVLRTRFYNLKSAFYQNNDFALDDSYCIGFDLYENIGAQTRPEMIRVKDCPIYEQLCAIFTDSAAEGKYAQSSHYEELDKSAGVDCAGLIPCQDGGIPCSTNPSSSIHVQGNMSMAEKVIKNIAQRKRKGPSETHSLLGQGIYDTMAEALSEMVTALKSRAVANTSSDDRFSITNCIRALDEIQDIEERLYFAALDLFEDPSLRETFISLNGKKIRLAWLQGKHAGKAKES is encoded by the exons tacaattttattttactttattttaccTTTCTCACTTTCTGTTTGGACGGCGAGTTTTATTGGGCTCTCTCGTCGTCGCGACTTTCCGACCTAATTCTGGTCAG ATGGACAGTGAAGTTGGTCATAATCTAAAGCAGGAACGTTCAAGGACAAGGTGGACGGCATCCCTTGATAAGATATTTGCAGACTTGGTTGTGAAGCAGATTCGAAGGGGGAACAGACCAAACAATGTTTTTGACAAGAAAACGTGGAATCTCATTCGTGAGGAATTTAATGAGCAAACAGATCTCAACTTCAATAACAATCAATTAAGGAAGCACCTGGATGTTTTGCGGACACGCTTCTATAATCTTAAGTCAgctttttatcaaaataatgaCTTTGCTTTGGACGATTCTTATTGCATTGGTTTTGATCTGTATGAAAACATCGGG GCACAGACTAGACCTGAAATGATCAGAGTCAAGGACTGCCCCATATATGAGCAGCTATGTGCAATCTTCACAGATTCAGCAGCTGAAGGGAAATATGCACAATCCAGTCACTATGAAGAGCTAGACAAGTCTGCTGGAGTGGATTGTGCAGGACTAATTCCATGTCAAGATGGTGGAATCCCATGTTCTACGAATCCATCATCATCAATACATGTGCAAGGAAACATGTCTATGGCAGAAAAGGTAATCAAGAACATTGCacagagaaaaaggaaaggtcCATCTGAGACACATTCTCTTTTGGGTCAAGGAATCTATGATACTATGGCAGAAGCCTTGTCAGAAATGGTTACTGCTTTGAAGTCGAGGGCAGTTGCAAATACATCCAGTGATGACCGATTTAGTATCACTAATTGCATTAGGGCACTGGATGAGATACAGGACATTGAGGAGCGGCTCTATTTTGCTGCGTTGGACCTCTTTGAGGACCCCAGTTTAAGGGAGACATTCATATCCCTGAATGGCAAAAAGATCCGGCTGGCATGGTTGCAGGGCAAGCATG CTGGGAAAGCAAAGGAGTCGTGA
- the LOC122308389 gene encoding L10-interacting MYB domain-containing protein-like isoform X1: MVQFYFTLFYLSHFLFGRRVLLGSLVVATFRPNSGQMDSEVGHNLKQERSRTRWTASLDKIFADLVVKQIRRGNRPNNVFDKKTWNLIREEFNEQTDLNFNNNQLRKHLDVLRTRFYNLKSAFYQNNDFALDDSYCIGFDLYENIGAQTRPEMIRVKDCPIYEQLCAIFTDSAAEGKYAQSSHYEELDKSAGVDCAGLIPCQDGGIPCSTNPSSSIHVQGNMSMAEKVIKNIAQRKRKGPSETHSLLGQGIYDTMAEALSEMVTALKSRAVANTSSDDRFSITNCIRALDEIQDIEERLYFAALDLFEDPSLRETFISLNGKKIRLAWLQGKHGSSSWESKGVVSTAEWTAIPFIETLFVFLLFPC, from the exons tacaattttattttactttattttaccTTTCTCACTTTCTGTTTGGACGGCGAGTTTTATTGGGCTCTCTCGTCGTCGCGACTTTCCGACCTAATTCTGGTCAG ATGGACAGTGAAGTTGGTCATAATCTAAAGCAGGAACGTTCAAGGACAAGGTGGACGGCATCCCTTGATAAGATATTTGCAGACTTGGTTGTGAAGCAGATTCGAAGGGGGAACAGACCAAACAATGTTTTTGACAAGAAAACGTGGAATCTCATTCGTGAGGAATTTAATGAGCAAACAGATCTCAACTTCAATAACAATCAATTAAGGAAGCACCTGGATGTTTTGCGGACACGCTTCTATAATCTTAAGTCAgctttttatcaaaataatgaCTTTGCTTTGGACGATTCTTATTGCATTGGTTTTGATCTGTATGAAAACATCGGG GCACAGACTAGACCTGAAATGATCAGAGTCAAGGACTGCCCCATATATGAGCAGCTATGTGCAATCTTCACAGATTCAGCAGCTGAAGGGAAATATGCACAATCCAGTCACTATGAAGAGCTAGACAAGTCTGCTGGAGTGGATTGTGCAGGACTAATTCCATGTCAAGATGGTGGAATCCCATGTTCTACGAATCCATCATCATCAATACATGTGCAAGGAAACATGTCTATGGCAGAAAAGGTAATCAAGAACATTGCacagagaaaaaggaaaggtcCATCTGAGACACATTCTCTTTTGGGTCAAGGAATCTATGATACTATGGCAGAAGCCTTGTCAGAAATGGTTACTGCTTTGAAGTCGAGGGCAGTTGCAAATACATCCAGTGATGACCGATTTAGTATCACTAATTGCATTAGGGCACTGGATGAGATACAGGACATTGAGGAGCGGCTCTATTTTGCTGCGTTGGACCTCTTTGAGGACCCCAGTTTAAGGGAGACATTCATATCCCTGAATGGCAAAAAGATCCGGCTGGCATGGTTGCAGGGCAAGCATG GATCATCAAGCTGGGAAAGCAAAGGAGTCGTGAGCACTGCTGAATGGACAGCCATTCCGTTTATAGAAACCCTTTTCGTATTTCTGTTATTTCCTTGCTGA